Proteins co-encoded in one Yamadazyma tenuis chromosome 1, complete sequence genomic window:
- a CDS encoding uncharacterized protein (EggNog:ENOG503P97T), which translates to MSLLVSNNGSLQVAVLGPPVQYGSPICSGTGDITNVKRVQLEHQDHLVVLRVSGAVQLHKFYPAHNQYQIIKEWRNGVMHANDKIVDMGIIRQTYLYTCSGEGVFVIRDLVNDDDDHRCKECKLSGPVTSIKVSEAKENFRVAVGSKDMGVRLYQISFDKDYLVDDTIASKMYNLHQNSNVVSMNRVRYLLRRRSESASKEKLVPQWQTPAFFETYWVVSLEFWRHYVICGTQFGFIVVYDSTTVSDTPIKVIKNSGSPIINLKDVGNHLVACDMMSKINVIRLPTFEEVNSYTYNFGIIEQSKILVHRRTARDVVVVAATAAGRLVALRLRPDDSYEVVHDMAMPQPVQAFLVLRWHRSG; encoded by the exons ATGAGTTTACTAGTATCCAACAACGGAAGCCTCCAAG TGGCGGTGCTCGGTCCCCCGGTCCAGTACGGTTCACCCATCTGTCTGGGAACCGGAGATATCACCAACGTCAAAAGAGTgcaacttgaacaccaagatCATTTGGTGGTTCTTCGTGTCTCGGGTGCCGTCCAACTACACAAGTTCTACCCGGCGCATAACCAGTACCAGATTATCAAGGAGTGGCGCAACGGCGTGATGCATGCCAATGATAAAATCGTCGATATGGGCATCATCCGCCAGACCTATTTGTATACCTGTTCTGGCGAAGGCGTGTTTGTCATCCGCGACTTGGTTAACGATGACGACGACCACCGCTGCAAGGAGTGTAAGCTCCTGGGCCCGGTAACAAGTATTAAGGTCCTGGAGGCCAAAGAGAACTTTCGAGTGGCGGTGGGCAGTAAAGACATGGGCGTTCGCCTCTACCAGATTCTGTTCGACAAGGACTACCTCGTGGATGACACCATTGCATCCAAGATGTACAACCTTCACCAGAACCTGAACGTGGTGTCGATGAACCGGGTACGGTATCTCCTCAGAAGACGGTCAGAACTGgcctccaaagaaaaattaGTACCTCAGTGGCAGACCCCGGCGTTCTTCGAGACCTACTGGGTGGTTTCGTTAGAGTTCTGGCGCCACTATGTTATCTGCGGTACCCAGTTTGGGTTTATCGTGGTGTACGATCTGACCACTGTCAGTGATACGCCCATCAAGGTGATTAAGAATTCAGGACTgcccatcatcaacttgaaggatgtGGGCAACCACTTGGTGGCATGTGACATGATGTCTAAGATCAACGTGATTCGGCTTCCTACGTTTGAGGAGGTAAATAGTTATACCTACAACTTTGGGATCATTGAGCAAAGCAAGATTCTCGTGCACCGCAGGACGGCACGGGacgtggtggtggtggcagcgACGGCTGCGGGCCGCCTAGTAGCTCTCCGACTTCGTCCCGACGACTCGTACGAGGTTGTGCACGATATGGCCATGCCGCAGCCGGTGCAGGCATTTCTCGTGCTCCGGTGGCATCGCCTGGGGTGA
- a CDS encoding uncharacterized protein (COG:Q; EggNog:ENOG503NV8X), which yields MVQFNVNGKIALVTGGTRGIGYDIAEYFVLNGIDTIIITSRKPDACKDAKASLEACAASHGKSVKVISEPCDMANDDDLRRFHAIISSQITKLDILIANAGASYGTPFDKHPVAQVRKILDINITGVFHSVQLFASLLENAGSAQDPSRVIIVSSIVAFASDFKDAYGYVASKAGVAHLGRNLALTLAPRNINVNSIAPGFFPTKMTKYLYANKRQETNYGNPRKRWGQKEDIQNAVLWLCSRESNYVNGINLNIDGGLHLVGTSKL from the coding sequence ATGGTCCAATTCAACGTCAACGGAAAAATTGCCCTCGTCACCGGCGGCACAAGAGGCATCGGCTACGATATCGCCGAGTACTTTGTCCTCAATGGCATCGacaccatcatcatcacttCCAGAAAGCCCGACGCCTGCAAAGACGCAAAAGCATCATTAGAAGCATGTGCCGCATCCCACGGAAAGTCTGTCAAGGTGATTTCAGAACCGTGTGATATGGCCAACGACGACGATTTGAGACGTTTCCACGCAATAATATCTAGCCagatcaccaagttggacatTCTCATTGCCAATGCCGGGGCCAGCTACGGGACTCCCTTTGACAAGCATCCAGTTGCTCAGGTTCGCAAGATCTTAgacatcaacatcactGGTGTATTCCATTCAGTCCAGCTTTTCGCCCTGTTGTTAGAAAACGCCGGACTGGCACAAGACCCTTCCAGAGTGATTATTGTCAGTTCCATTGTGGCATTTGCATCGGACTTCAAAGATGCTTACGGGTACGTTGCCAGTAAAGCTGGGGTTGCACATTTGGGGAGAAACTTGGCCCTTACGCTAGCTCCCAGAAACATCAATGTTAACTCAATTGCTCCAGGATTCTTTCCCACAAAGATGACCAAGTATCTTTACGCAAATAAGAGACAGGAGACAAACTATGGTAATCCCAGAAAAAGATGGGGACAAAAGGAAGACATTCAGAATGCAGTTTTATGGTTGTGCTCCAGAGAGTCCAATTATGTCAACGGtataaacttgaacatcgaCGGGGGGTTACACTTGGTGGGAACCTCAAAGTTATAG